The following coding sequences are from one Zonotrichia albicollis isolate bZonAlb1 chromosome 13, bZonAlb1.hap1, whole genome shotgun sequence window:
- the PDP2 gene encoding pyruvate dehydrogenase [acetyl-transferring]-phosphatase 2, mitochondrial, producing MMSGTVSSWILSSARSSIILQGKGRWYSICIPNRNKIKWKLLFSKTCPSSAGSCSLDRTFSFPKAFRHTSTEEEHFSFQLSPAQINDILRAGELSHRTLDLTGKSASSVLRFESNQLASNSPMEDRRSAATCLQTAGMMFGVFDGHAGAACAQAVSERLLHYIAVSLLPRRSLEEIELAVEAMKPVRPILQWHRHPNDVEYREIASRYFENLRVYWQHLLDLDAEPGFSLEEAMICAFKRLDSDISLEVQAPQENELMRNIALQVAFSGATACVAHIDGVHLHVANTGDCRAVLGVHEEDGTWSTLPLTRDHNAYDEFEIRRLKREHPRSEEKTLFVNDRLLGILMPSRAFGDVQLKWSKELQHSILENSCDVEALNIYQYVPPNYHTPPYLTAEPEVTYHKLRSKDKFLVIASDGLWEMLSNEKVVKLVAGHLTELNMQRPPLTFKKPVNLGYMHNLLLQRKSKGLASLDQNAATHLIRHAIGSNEYGEVEPEKLAAMLALPEDLARMYRDDITVTVVHFNSQAIEDYYRSHQ from the coding sequence ATGATGTCAGGAACTGTATCATCCTGGATTTTAAGCTCAGCCAGAAGCAGCATTATTTTACAAGGGAAAGGACGTTGGTACTCCATCTGTATCCCAAACAGAAACAAGATCAAATGGAAGCTCCTTTTCTCCAAAACATGTCcctcctctgctgggagctgcagcttggACAGGACTTTCTCCTTTCCCAAAGCATTCCGGCACACTTCCACCGAAGAAGAACATTTTTCCTTCCAGTTGTCTCCGGCACAAATCAACGACATCCTCAGAGCAGGCGAACTATCCCACAGAACGTTGGATTTGACTGGCAAGAGTGCCAGTTCCGTGCTGAGGTTTGAAAGCAACCAGCTGGCCTCCAACAGCCCCATGGAGGACCGGCGCAGCGCGGCCACGTGCCTGCAGACGGCGGGGATGATGTTCGGCGTGTTCGACGGGCACGcgggcgccgcctgcgcccAGGCCGTGAGCGAGAGGCTGCTGCACTACATCGCCGTGTCCCTCCTGCCCCGCCGGAGCCTGGAGGAGATCGAGCTGGCCGTGGAGGCCATGAAACCCGTGCGGCCCatcctgcagtggcacaggcaTCCCAACGACGTGGAGTACCGGGAAATCGCCTCGCGGTACTTTGAGAACCTCCGCGTTTACTGGCAGCACTTGCTGGACCTGGACGCGGAGCCGGGGTTTAGTTTGGAAGAAGCCATGATTTGTGCATTCAAAAGGTTAGACTCAGACATATCACTGGAAGTTCAGGCGCCTCAGGAAAATGAGTTGATGAGAAATATTGCCCTGCAAGTAGCGTTTTCTGGTGCGACAGCCTGTGTAGCTCACATTGATGGCGTTCACCTACACGTGGCAAACACTGGTGATTGCAGAGCGGTTTTAGGGGTCCATGAAGAAGATGGAACGTGGTCTACTCTCCCTCTAACCCGAGACCACAATGCCTATGATGAATTTGAGATTAGAAGATTGAAGCGAGAGCATCCTAGATCTGAGGAGAAGACCCTATTTGTGAATGACAGATTACTGGGGATTCTCATGCCCTCCAGAGCTTTTGGAGATGTGCAATTAAAATGGAGTAAAGAATTGCAACACAGCATTCTCGAGAACAGCTGCGATGTTGAGGCTCTAAACATTTATCAGTACGTGCCTCCAAACTACCACACCCCCCCTTACTTAACTGCAGAGCCTGAAGTCACATACCACAAGTTAAGAAGCAAGGACAAGTTTCTTGTTATTGCTTCAGATGGGCTATGGGAGATGCTGAGTAATGAGAAAGTTGTAAAACTTGTTGCTGGACACCTTACTGAGCTCAACATGCAGAGACCACCACTGACTTTTAAGAAACCGGTTAATTTGGGTTACATGCACAACTTGTTGCTGCAGAGGAAGAGCAAAGGCTTGGCCTCCCTGGACCAGAACGCGGCCACGCACCTGATCCGGCACGCCATCGGCAGCAATGAGTACGGCGAGGTGGAGCCCGAGAAGCTGGCTGCCATGCTGGCCCTGCCCGAGGACCTGGCCAGGATGTACAGGGACGACATCACCGTCACCGTGGTGCACTTCAACTCACAAGCCATTGAGGATTACTACAGGAGCCACCAGTAG